A single Mercenaria mercenaria strain notata chromosome 9, MADL_Memer_1, whole genome shotgun sequence DNA region contains:
- the LOC123546375 gene encoding protein PIF-like: protein MLQIPVCLFLICVLHCASAQKPTDLCAGCVMVNGAGYNDHVDCDKYVQCHDDGTGALVAEVMDCPFATHWDMESLTCLPIGDTPCGNDKCLRLAKDSEYSVATNCRGYMKCVGGKSKPVCCAYNQTYVDGTGCVDDVNDVCNDTCFGVSESTLYPPKCDMFPIAGKPAKYERYVEGWGNLTLDCPIGTLFLKDACACIGLTDVIARKRVCKPEIHLPFTRDHRDESGKSYFVHNEDVVIKNGVAEFNGKNSRLVIPRFTNLEHSTTVVIKIKYSSKHETWTGMARALVSNSDCGTPPSIMLSEDNSNIYFGVGTDASQFVYTFVPQLPINPDVPEKTVEYKFNNGDLMGSNGVETRKKAATGYLRNVRCAIQIGHAENLQPFDGKIDEVSIYLCDPDQP, encoded by the coding sequence ATGTTGCAAATTCCCGTCTGCTTATTCCTAATTTGTGTATTGCATTGCGCAAGCGCACAAAAGCCAACAGATCTCTGCGCCGGATGTGTAATGGTAAATGGAGCCGGGTACAACGACCATGTTGACTGTGACAAATATGTCCAGTGCCATGATGATGGAACTGGCGCTCTTGTTGCCGAAGTAATGGATTGTCCCTTCGCAACCCACTGGGATATGGAAAGTTTAACGTGTCTGCCAATCGGTGATACGCCATGCGGTAATGACAAATGTTTAAGACTGGCCAAAGATTCAGAATATAGTGTTGCCACAAACTGTAGGGGATACATGAAGTGTGTGGGCGGAAAGTCTAAACCAGTGTGCTGTGCTTACAATCAAACCTACGTTGACGGTACCGGATGCGTTGATGACGTCAATGACGTATGTAATGACACTTGTTTTGGCGTCAGTGAAAGCACCCTGTATCCACCTAAGTGCGACATGTTTCCTATAGCGGGTAAACCTGCAAAGTATGAAAGGTACGTCGAGGGCTGGGGTAACCTTACGTTAGATTGTCCAATAGGCACGTTGTTTCTAAAAGACGCATGCGCATGTATCGGACTGACTGACGTCATTGCAAGGAAAAGGGTTTGCAAGCCCGAGATACATCTCCCCTTCACCAGAGACCACAGAGACGAATCTGGTAAAAGTTACTTCGTCCACAACGAAGACGTGGTAATTAAAAACGGTGTAGCGGAATTCAATGGCAAAAACAGCAGACTGGTTATCCCAAGATTTACCAATTTAGAACACAGCACCACGGTAGTTATCAAGATTAAGTACAGCTCAAAGCACGAGACCTGGACTGGTATGGCACGTGCTCTTGTTTCCAATAGCGACTGTGGAACTCCCCCGTCCATCATGCTTTCCGAAGACaacagtaacatttattttggaGTTGGAACAGATGCATCTCAATTTGTCTACACATTTGTACCACAGCTTCCAATTAATCCTGATGTACCTGAGAAGACAGTCGAATACAAGTTCAATAATGGTGATCTGATGGGAAGCAATGGTGTTGAAACAAGGAAGAAAGCTGCCACAGGTTATTTGCGTAATGTAAGATGTGCTATTCAAATTGGACACGCCGAAAATCTCCAGCCTTTCGATGGAAAGATTGACGAGGTGTCTATTTATCTGTGTGACCCCGATCAACCTTAA